TTGTTTTAAAAGATTTTCTTCGCTCCCGGGCAAGGCGAGCATAAAAACGGCATTCTTATCGCCGTTCAAATTGAAAAATGTTTTGTCCAAAAGGGGAACGTGAGAACCGCTCCATCCGCGGACGAGAGAAACCGAAGAAATTTTTCCGTAGAAAATATCTTCATCGCCGCCAATCGATTTGTAAAACGGAAATGTTTGCACAAAAAGATACGACGCCAAGAAACAGAAAAAAGCTGCGAGCGCAAGAAAAAGAATGCGAATCGAATGCGTCATTATTTCCTCGAACGGACAACAAAGAAAAGGGTGAACAGCAAAAGCACAATCGAAATTAAATAGAAGACTTGCTGAATCCAAAATTTCATTTCGCGATTTTGCAGCGATTGCATTTTAAAAGCCTGCAATAAATTGTCGCAGCGCACTAAAGATTCATCGGAATCGATGCGATTCCAAAGTGCCGTCATCTCGGCATTTTTTTCTAAAAGTTTTATGAAGCGGATTCGCAAAGAATCGGGCAATTTTTTCATTTGCAAAGAATCGGGAACGACGGCAAAACCCATTCTTGCCGAATCGATTTGCGTGACCAAAGGTTCTGCGAAAATGACATTCCAACGATTTAATGTTTTTAAAAGAATTCCTGCGCTGTCCAACCATTCCACTCTCTGCGGAATATAACGATTGACCGAAGCGACCCAACCGATAGCTGCATTTTCAAAGCGTTCAAATTCGCGTTCTTCGGGCATCCACGTTACCGAGCGCGCATTTTCCGAAGCCGCATAAACAGAAACCGCCGTTTCTCGCAAACCGCGCAACGAAGACATTAACGGCGCCGGATCCGTTTCGGGAGCGATGCGAACGCGTTCCATTTTTTGCATAATTCGCGACGCAAAAAATTTGTAATCCGAAAGAGTTTCGATGTAGCGATTATAAACTTCTTGTTGCTGTTTTTGCGAAAAATAAAACAACACTGTTAACGCAAGAGTTAACAGCAAAATGCCCCAAACAAGAGGCGTATTGATTCGGCTTCGTAAAATTTCGCCGATCGAATGGAATTTATCTCCAGCCATGTTTTGAAATTACCTTTTTTCTAAGTTGTAGATATGCTGAAATTTCAAAATATCCCATTTTTTGCCCTTGCTATGGCCTTTTTCATCGGTTGCGGCGAAGCAGACATCCGCGAAACGAAACATTACAACGGCATTCGCAAAACTCAAGTCGCTTATAAAAATGAAAAACCGCACGGAGAATTTAAACGGTGGACTTCTCACGGCGACTTAGCCGAATCGGGAATTTACAAAAACGGTTTACGCGAAGGCGAATGGACAGAATGGTTCACCGATGGAAAAGTTCTTTCGCGTGGCAATTATGAAAACGGAAAAAAGGAAGGAATCTGGAAAGGATTTTTTCACGATGGAAAAATTGCTTGGGAACATGAATTCAAAAACGATGAGCCCGCAGGAATTTGGACAGAATTTTATGCATCGGGAAATCTCAAAGAAAAAAGTTCGTGTTTTAAAAATACAGAAAAAGGAACGCGCGAAATTTTTGGGGAAAACGGGAAAAAAGAATTTGAAGAAAATTGTCGCCATGGAATTTTACACGGCGAACAAAAAAAATATTATCCCGGCGGCGCATTGGAATCGGTTTCGCATTATCGCGATGGAACTCTCGAAGGTTCCGCAGAACTTTTCCGCGCAAGCGGTGAATTATGGCGCAAGTCTTTTTATCATTTAGGAATTCGCGAATCGCTTTGGACTTATTATGCAAAAGATGGAAGCGTTGAAAAAACAAGTATTTTCAAAAATGGAAACGGCATCGCTTACGGAGAATTAGGAAATCAAGGAATTGATGCGGAGACAACTTTTGTCAACAATCGAATTCAAGATACGCTGCATTACACTCTTCCTGAGCGCAAATTAAAATTCGAAGAAATTTGGCAAAACGATGAAAAAGTCAAATTGATTGCGCGCTACGCAAAAGGCAATCGCTTAGCGACCGAAGGCAATTTTAAAAATGGAAAGCGCAATGGATTTTGGCGAAATTGGTACGCCAACGGAAAATTGAAAGACAGCCTTTTTTACAAAGACGACGAACCTTTTGGCGAACAGCTTTATTATGATTCCACCGGAAAATTATACATGCGTAAAAGTCAACAAGGATTAAACGGCCCGACGCAAGTGCAATTTGAATAGAATGATGCAG
The Hallerella porci DNA segment above includes these coding regions:
- a CDS encoding toxin-antitoxin system YwqK family antitoxin, coding for MAFFIGCGEADIRETKHYNGIRKTQVAYKNEKPHGEFKRWTSHGDLAESGIYKNGLREGEWTEWFTDGKVLSRGNYENGKKEGIWKGFFHDGKIAWEHEFKNDEPAGIWTEFYASGNLKEKSSCFKNTEKGTREIFGENGKKEFEENCRHGILHGEQKKYYPGGALESVSHYRDGTLEGSAELFRASGELWRKSFYHLGIRESLWTYYAKDGSVEKTSIFKNGNGIAYGELGNQGIDAETTFVNNRIQDTLHYTLPERKLKFEEIWQNDEKVKLIARYAKGNRLATEGNFKNGKRNGFWRNWYANGKLKDSLFYKDDEPFGEQLYYDSTGKLYMRKSQQGLNGPTQVQFE